A region of Nitrospinota bacterium DNA encodes the following proteins:
- a CDS encoding GGDEF domain-containing protein — MSELLQRYREKAEILQQVIEGYKTLSGALISQVRGHVKENETLDKAMDVLLQRIKGANNLFQIQQINKEYAALIKHVDYFIREKGGAKGAPGGAGGGGFLSSLGSLFSKGEQGATGGQSAMAGDVEEMTRELMTPYMALIDCFSKGVLVLADEKEPFYETLSTLRDRKYADLRSPDVESLSHSLYNFFINKSNESVVVGREREELKKVISALTNQLKSLAISSETFGVKLESYSRQVAAAESIDEIKKIQRAIISETMSIQKENAATRVRLADSEKKLLESAERIAKLEVELEMARSARFVDHLTKVYNRAYFDEKLKEAAGAYSRYQEPFCLIMFDIDHFKKFNDTYGHQVGDKVLATVAAVGKETVRAADTVARYGGEEFAVIAYKTALDAGVKAADNIREALHAHEFVLKSEGQAKTISVTASFGVAEFKPGDSPESLIQKADKGLYEAKRQGRNRVVTLQDS; from the coding sequence ATGAGTGAGCTTCTCCAGCGATACCGCGAAAAAGCCGAAATCCTCCAGCAGGTGATAGAGGGTTACAAGACGCTGTCCGGCGCCTTGATCAGCCAGGTCCGCGGCCACGTTAAAGAAAACGAAACCCTGGACAAGGCGATGGACGTTCTGCTCCAGCGCATCAAGGGCGCCAACAACCTGTTCCAGATCCAGCAAATCAACAAGGAATACGCCGCCCTGATAAAACATGTGGATTATTTCATCCGGGAAAAAGGGGGAGCCAAAGGCGCGCCTGGGGGAGCCGGAGGCGGCGGGTTCCTCTCCAGCCTGGGCTCGCTTTTCTCCAAGGGCGAGCAGGGCGCTACCGGCGGCCAGTCCGCGATGGCGGGCGACGTGGAGGAGATGACGCGGGAACTGATGACGCCATATATGGCGCTGATAGATTGTTTCTCCAAGGGTGTGCTGGTGCTGGCGGACGAGAAGGAGCCTTTCTACGAAACCCTAAGCACGCTCCGGGACAGGAAATACGCCGACTTGAGATCCCCCGATGTGGAGAGCCTGAGCCACTCGCTTTATAACTTCTTCATCAACAAGAGCAACGAGTCTGTTGTAGTGGGGCGGGAGCGGGAGGAGTTAAAGAAGGTCATCAGCGCCCTGACGAACCAGCTTAAATCCCTGGCCATCTCCAGCGAGACCTTCGGCGTGAAACTGGAAAGTTATTCCCGCCAGGTGGCCGCCGCAGAAAGCATAGACGAAATAAAGAAGATACAGCGGGCCATCATCAGCGAGACCATGAGCATCCAGAAGGAGAACGCCGCCACGCGGGTACGGCTGGCGGATTCGGAGAAGAAGCTTTTGGAGTCCGCCGAGCGCATAGCCAAGCTGGAGGTGGAGCTGGAAATGGCCCGGAGCGCCCGGTTTGTGGACCATCTGACCAAGGTTTACAACCGCGCTTATTTCGATGAAAAACTTAAAGAGGCGGCGGGGGCTTATAGTCGTTACCAGGAGCCTTTCTGCCTGATCATGTTCGATATTGACCATTTCAAGAAATTCAACGACACCTATGGCCACCAGGTGGGGGATAAGGTGCTGGCCACCGTGGCCGCGGTTGGCAAGGAAACCGTGCGGGCCGCCGATACCGTGGCGCGTTACGGCGGGGAGGAGTTCGCCGTTATAGCCTATAAAACGGCGCTGGACGCCGGGGTGAAAGCGGCGGATAACATCCGGGAGGCTTTGCACGCCCACGAGTTTGTCCTTAAAAGCGAGGGCCAGGCCAAAACCATAAGCGTTACCGCGTCGTTCGGCGTGGCGGAATTTAAACCCGGCGACTCGCCCGAAAGCCTGATTCAAAAGGCCGACAAGGGCCTGTACGAGGCCAAGCGGCAGGGGCGCAACAGGGTGGTAACCCTCCAGGATTCCTGA
- a CDS encoding transglycosylase SLT domain-containing protein: protein MKWSGFYIATALASASIILGACAPGAQVAPSAPQKLTHGEYQLLYKEARHYVKSGDRVKAREKLLPLIGRDYILEDYAALDLAQMEFLDGRPGFAKTVLNSVTARFPDSPIIKKLKEQTLRAACADPAPEACGVELEKISESDVNPQFIPERVMIESARHEAQGALAQAAAGYQRVYYDYPTAASAWRARENMERLAQKLYEHEQTAPEPDRQMLERRAQKLMAAFRYKEAEAELKLMLQNPSGDQADIMYKLGMAQYKARNREEAKNTFAMLSEDPESGQLGEMALRQMSVIDWNFDRADEARARLDTLVKDGKEPAIARQAHILAGKIAEANAEWETAAAHYRKALELSPSDNEHDDLLWRLGWLEYRRGSFENAAANFIEAHQKIPLTRQDGKFTYWAARAWARAGAGPQAEQWRGETSRKFPNSYYGVLLSGEVSAVSAGWEEAATQPPPMPDVPTPQATDKLEEDRINRVMALLEVGHGPGVKAELDYFINAAPPSAERMLWAGWMSVKAGNAGEAMRLASRARLIQAETGEGMNGEVWRLLYPAGYWDELCAATRDSMNQYLALALIRQESAFNPSALSPAGARGLMQLMPATGKTMYEGLFGPEKDGQNRFDEELLFDPAVNITLGVAHLSELARKYDGKLVYLVAAYNAGAVANRWMTRFAGVEDDEFVELIPYAETRDYVKKVTRNAVMYRRIYSGTGALAAADTGKK, encoded by the coding sequence ATGAAGTGGTCAGGTTTTTACATAGCCACGGCGTTAGCGTCGGCTAGCATTATTTTGGGGGCTTGCGCGCCAGGCGCCCAGGTTGCGCCCTCAGCGCCCCAAAAGCTTACCCATGGGGAATACCAGCTTCTTTATAAAGAGGCCAGGCATTATGTGAAATCCGGCGACAGAGTGAAGGCGCGGGAAAAACTGCTACCGCTAATCGGGCGGGATTATATTCTGGAAGACTATGCGGCGCTGGATCTGGCCCAAATGGAGTTTCTGGATGGCAGACCCGGCTTCGCAAAAACAGTATTAAATTCCGTAACAGCCCGGTTCCCGGATTCGCCAATCATCAAAAAACTCAAAGAGCAAACTTTGCGGGCCGCCTGCGCGGACCCGGCGCCGGAGGCGTGCGGCGTTGAGCTGGAAAAGATAAGCGAGAGCGACGTTAATCCCCAATTCATCCCGGAACGGGTGATGATCGAATCGGCCCGGCATGAGGCGCAAGGGGCGCTGGCGCAGGCGGCGGCGGGATATCAGAGGGTGTATTACGACTATCCCACGGCCGCTTCGGCGTGGCGCGCCCGGGAAAACATGGAAAGGCTCGCCCAGAAACTTTACGAGCATGAACAAACAGCGCCCGAACCGGACCGGCAGATGTTGGAGCGGCGCGCGCAAAAGCTGATGGCGGCGTTCCGGTACAAAGAAGCGGAGGCCGAGCTGAAATTAATGCTCCAGAACCCTTCGGGCGACCAGGCGGACATCATGTACAAGCTGGGCATGGCCCAATACAAAGCCCGGAACCGGGAAGAAGCTAAAAACACCTTTGCGATGTTGTCGGAGGATCCGGAGTCCGGCCAGCTTGGCGAGATGGCCCTGCGGCAGATGTCGGTTATTGACTGGAATTTCGACCGGGCGGACGAGGCGCGGGCCCGGCTGGACACATTGGTGAAAGATGGTAAAGAACCGGCCATCGCAAGGCAGGCGCATATATTGGCGGGCAAGATAGCCGAAGCCAATGCCGAATGGGAAACCGCCGCCGCCCATTATCGCAAAGCGCTGGAACTTTCGCCTTCAGACAACGAGCATGATGACCTGTTATGGCGGCTGGGTTGGCTGGAGTACCGGCGGGGGAGTTTTGAAAACGCCGCGGCAAATTTCATTGAAGCCCATCAAAAAATACCTTTAACCCGGCAAGACGGAAAATTTACGTATTGGGCGGCAAGGGCCTGGGCCAGGGCTGGCGCCGGGCCGCAGGCGGAACAATGGCGAGGGGAGACATCAAGGAAATTCCCCAACTCATATTACGGGGTTCTGTTGTCTGGCGAAGTATCGGCGGTTTCGGCGGGCTGGGAAGAGGCCGCAACCCAGCCGCCGCCCATGCCGGATGTCCCCACCCCACAGGCTACGGATAAGCTGGAAGAGGACAGGATTAACCGGGTAATGGCCCTGCTGGAGGTAGGGCACGGCCCGGGAGTGAAAGCGGAACTGGATTATTTTATAAACGCCGCTCCACCCAGCGCGGAAAGGATGCTTTGGGCGGGCTGGATGTCCGTCAAGGCGGGTAACGCCGGAGAGGCAATGCGGCTGGCCAGCCGGGCCAGATTGATACAGGCGGAGACAGGCGAGGGGATGAACGGGGAGGTGTGGCGGCTTCTTTACCCGGCGGGGTATTGGGATGAGCTTTGCGCCGCCACCCGCGATAGTATGAACCAGTATCTGGCCCTGGCTCTTATCCGGCAGGAGTCGGCCTTCAACCCTTCAGCCCTTTCCCCGGCTGGGGCTAGGGGACTCATGCAGTTGATGCCCGCCACCGGAAAGACGATGTATGAGGGGCTGTTCGGGCCCGAGAAGGATGGGCAGAACCGGTTCGACGAGGAATTGCTTTTCGACCCGGCGGTGAATATTACGCTGGGCGTGGCCCATCTTTCGGAACTGGCGCGCAAATACGATGGTAAACTTGTATATCTTGTGGCCGCGTATAACGCGGGCGCCGTGGCAAACCGCTGGATGACGCGTTTCGCCGGCGTGGAAGACGACGAGTTCGTTGAACTCATCCCATACGCCGAAACGCGGGATTACGTGAAAAAAGTAACCCGGAACGCCGTGATGTACCGGCGTATCTATTCGGGAACCGGCGCTTTGGCCGCCGCGGATACGGGAAAGAAATAA
- a CDS encoding DUF115 domain-containing protein, translated as MDLERIYEVKTATIHNFERLWMGNYQNIKPVIARSPGVSRLFGRFTGIPALVVGAGPSLDKNIHWLDALHGRVIIIAVDTIHRALEMQGVPPTLTVTLDPQEDIGHFFHGVDTSRRILVAPTIAHPKALGQWKGDVMFYNKFAPDIPALTRIAQMEPAAGYLIPGGSVLSVGLDLAFRMGAPQVAFIGQDLCFPANTPSYAGGTIYGNSAGVAGQDSGEMVTDSDIFGRNMPTRKNFHVTKQWMEWAFTNLKRDEGPARFYNCTEGGIVTKNCNIVPLAEWAARFAGEKKNIEWQVKKALQKKRK; from the coding sequence ATGGATCTGGAGCGGATCTACGAAGTCAAAACCGCCACCATCCACAACTTCGAGCGGTTGTGGATGGGGAACTACCAAAATATAAAACCTGTCATAGCCAGGTCGCCCGGGGTGTCCCGGCTGTTCGGCCGGTTTACCGGGATTCCGGCGCTGGTGGTGGGCGCGGGGCCGTCGCTGGACAAGAACATCCATTGGCTGGACGCCCTTCATGGCCGGGTGATAATCATCGCGGTGGACACCATACATCGCGCGCTGGAAATGCAGGGGGTTCCACCCACCCTTACCGTGACTCTCGATCCGCAGGAGGACATCGGCCATTTTTTCCACGGGGTGGACACATCGCGCCGCATATTAGTGGCGCCAACCATCGCCCATCCCAAGGCGCTGGGCCAGTGGAAAGGCGATGTGATGTTCTACAACAAGTTCGCGCCGGACATTCCCGCCCTCACAAGGATCGCCCAAATGGAGCCGGCGGCGGGATACCTCATACCCGGCGGGTCGGTGCTGTCCGTGGGGCTGGACCTGGCGTTTCGCATGGGCGCGCCGCAGGTGGCCTTTATTGGGCAAGACCTTTGTTTCCCGGCGAACACTCCGTCATACGCCGGTGGAACCATATATGGAAACAGCGCGGGCGTGGCCGGGCAGGACTCCGGCGAGATGGTGACAGACTCGGACATATTCGGACGGAACATGCCCACCAGGAAGAATTTCCACGTGACCAAACAGTGGATGGAGTGGGCGTTCACGAATCTCAAACGTGACGAAGGCCCCGCCAGGTTCTATAACTGCACCGAGGGGGGTATTGTCACGAAAAACTGTAATATCGTTCCGCTGGCGGAATGGGCGGCCCGGTTCGCCGGGGAGAAAAAGAACATCGAATGGCAGGTAAAAAAAGCCCTGCAGAAAAAACGCAAATGA
- a CDS encoding D-aminoacylase, whose amino-acid sequence MYDAIIKNGLVADGESPQLKKMDVAVKGDKISAIAPDISRGADVVVNAEGLVVAPGFVDIHSHSDYYLIIDPRARSKVLQGVTTEVGGNCGYSAAPMGGEVLARRAKDYEEQFGVRVDWANMDEYFESLDRARPAVNYGALIGYNTVRGSVLGFNSSKPGPERMTEIQKTVAQALDHGALGMSVGVVYPPACFAETAEFIEAFRPVAERGKVFTSHIRSEGPRLLESLEEVTAIAKGSGAKLQVSHLKTAGKDNWRKLDKAFGILEGAMAEGVQIMADRYPYLASNTGLQVILPDRAFDGGKDNLVAMLGDKRERASFREEILRNHPEPEYWQTVMVSQVVTEKNKDIEGLTVAEGAVKRGKEPLEFVFDLLLEEKTDVEAIYFCMSEDNLSRILGKPWVVVGSDAGARAVDGPLALGKPHPRTFGSFPRFFREYVFEKKLVSIPEAVRKTSAQACEFFGIAGRGKLKEGYFADIVAFNPETIGDNSTYSQPLAYPSGIAHVMVNGVFAVLDGAPTERRPGRVITA is encoded by the coding sequence GTGTACGACGCAATCATCAAAAACGGCCTGGTGGCCGACGGGGAATCGCCCCAGCTGAAGAAAATGGACGTGGCGGTGAAAGGGGACAAAATCTCAGCCATTGCCCCTGATATCAGCCGGGGCGCGGATGTAGTGGTAAACGCCGAGGGCCTTGTGGTGGCCCCCGGTTTTGTGGACATCCATTCCCATTCCGACTATTACCTGATAATAGACCCCCGCGCCCGCTCCAAGGTCCTGCAGGGGGTTACCACCGAGGTGGGGGGCAACTGCGGTTATTCGGCGGCGCCCATGGGCGGCGAGGTTTTGGCCCGCCGGGCGAAGGATTACGAGGAGCAGTTCGGCGTCCGGGTGGACTGGGCCAACATGGACGAGTATTTCGAGTCGCTGGACCGGGCCCGGCCCGCGGTGAATTACGGAGCTCTTATTGGTTACAATACCGTGCGGGGCTCGGTGTTGGGGTTCAACTCCAGCAAACCCGGCCCGGAACGGATGACAGAGATCCAGAAGACCGTGGCGCAGGCTTTGGATCACGGCGCGCTGGGGATGTCTGTGGGGGTGGTTTATCCGCCAGCCTGTTTCGCCGAGACGGCGGAGTTTATCGAAGCTTTCCGGCCAGTGGCCGAGCGGGGCAAGGTGTTCACGTCCCATATCCGGTCGGAAGGGCCGCGCCTGCTGGAGTCGCTGGAGGAGGTTACGGCCATCGCAAAAGGCTCCGGGGCAAAGCTTCAGGTGAGCCATTTGAAAACCGCCGGTAAAGACAACTGGCGCAAGCTGGACAAAGCCTTCGGGATACTGGAGGGCGCCATGGCGGAAGGGGTACAGATCATGGCGGACCGTTATCCATACCTGGCGTCCAACACGGGGTTGCAGGTTATCCTGCCCGACAGGGCTTTCGACGGGGGCAAAGACAACCTGGTGGCCATGCTGGGTGACAAGCGGGAGCGGGCCTCTTTCCGCGAGGAGATATTGCGCAACCATCCCGAACCGGAATATTGGCAAACGGTGATGGTGTCGCAGGTGGTGACGGAGAAAAACAAGGATATCGAAGGGCTCACCGTGGCCGAAGGCGCCGTTAAAAGGGGCAAAGAGCCGCTGGAATTCGTGTTCGACCTTCTTTTGGAAGAGAAAACCGATGTGGAGGCCATATATTTCTGCATGAGTGAAGACAACCTTTCAAGAATCCTTGGCAAGCCATGGGTGGTGGTGGGTTCCGACGCGGGCGCCCGGGCTGTGGACGGGCCGCTGGCCCTGGGTAAACCCCATCCACGCACCTTCGGCTCGTTCCCCAGGTTTTTCCGGGAATACGTGTTTGAGAAGAAACTTGTCAGCATTCCCGAGGCTGTGCGGAAAACCTCCGCGCAAGCCTGCGAATTTTTCGGGATCGCGGGCCGGGGCAAATTGAAAGAGGGTTATTTCGCCGACATCGTGGCGTTCAACCCGGAAACCATCGGCGACAACTCCACTTACTCCCAGCCGCTGGCCTATCCCTCCGGAATCGCCCATGTCATGGTGAACGGGGTTTTCGCGGTGCTGGACGGAGCGCCCACCGAGCGGCGCCCGGGCCGGGTGATAACCGCATAA